GAGGTTCGAGAGGGGCGACCAGACGACACCGCCGGCGGCCTGGTCGTTCCATTTCGTCCAGTCCGCGGCGTCGACGGCGCAGCAGTGGATCCCGATGAGGGTGGGGAGCAAGCCGTCGGCTCGTTCGAGTTCGGTGTAATCCGCGAGGACGCGCGACCCGCGTTGTCCTTCGGAGCAGTGGTAGATGAAACCGGATCCGTCGCCCATGCGTCGCACGGCGATGGTGAGCGCCTCGCCCTTCTTCGTGCCGACGGACGTGTAGATGAGGTTGTCCACCCCGGTGCCGGCGTCTTCGCTGTCGATGTTGCGAACGACGGTCGGGTAGCCGCGGTTCGCGTTGGGCCACCCTTGCACGCTGGTGGCGCCACCGGCCATCGCGCGGACCTGGACGTACGCGAGCAGCGCCTCGGGGCAGGCCTTCGCGTAGACCCAAGCAGGTTCGGTGATGGACTCCGTGTAGGTATCGGCGTCGGGCCAGTGCTTGTTGTGCAGCCAAGGCTCGTTGCGGCCCGGCTCCATCCACAGCGGCAACGCGTTGTACGCGAGGTGGTTGTGCATGTCGAGGAGGCCGGGGAGCACGAGCGCGTCGCCGACGTCGATCGTGCGTGCACGCGAGAATCCAGTGACGCGTTTGCGGCCGCGAGTGACGGCGACGATCCGATCGCCGTCGATCCATACCCGGCCTCGGGCCGGCTGCTCTGTTGCGCCGTTCGCCATGGTCGCGATACGGCCGGTGATGACGAGCTGGGCCATGATGCGTCCCCCGTTGGTCGGGTCAGCCGATGTGCGGCCAGTTCCTGGCCGCGGTCGTCACCGTCACGGTGATGGTTGCCATGGGAAGCCCCCCGACCCTCATGGCTGCACTCGAAACGCTACTCGCGCCCGGAAACCCACGTTGCCTCCATTTCGGGGGACAGACGGATGGTTGCGGCGCACCCCTGCAATCCGCTGAACTGAGACCCTGGAGCACAGCGGGAGGCCGCGATGATCACCGATCCCTTCGATACCGGACCAACGGGGACGTTCAGAACCCTGTGCCGGAGGTATCCCGACGACACCGTCTTCAGAGCCGCCGACGGCTTTCGGTCACTGTGGGGGCCCATCTTCTACCGCGGACGCGCGAACGGAAGCGCACGCCTGCTCGTCATCGGCCAGGACCCCGCCCAGACGGAGGCGGTCACGCGTCGAATCCTGGCGGGCCAGGCCGGCCGCCGCGTGCAGGGCTTCGTCGAGAAACTGGGGTACACGAAGAGTTACCTGATGATCAACGCGTTCCTCTACGGCATCTTCAACCAGGACATGGCGCTGCCGCATCTGAACGATCCGGACATTCAGGCCTATCGCGACCAGTGGCTGGAGGCAGCCTTCGCACCGGGCAGGATCGAAGCCGTCGTCACGTTCGGCACGCCCGCCTTCAATGCATGGAAGGCGTTCACAGCGACGCCGGCCGGGCAGAACGTGACGGTCTTCCATCATCGGGCGCTGCACCCGACGGCCGACAAGCCTGGCGGCCCGATCACGCGGAAGGAACTCCTCGACAACTGGAATGTCGCCCTGCAGGCGTTTCACGCCAACATTCAGCACCCTGACGTCACGAAGCCGCTCGTGCTCTACGGGAACGATTTCACGCCGGCGGAGCTCCCGGCGATTCCGAGCCGGGACCTGCCGATGGGCCTTCAGCCCTGGATGCGCAACACGGACTTCTGGGCGAAGCTGTCCCCCACGCCGGGCACCGAACGGGCCAACATCTCCATCGAGGTTCCATAGGGGCGACCCAGCCCACCCGTCGCAGCGACGACGGCGAAGACATGTCAGCCGAACCAAGCGAACCGAACCCGCGATACGCGGAGTCCTGATGTTGTAGCGAGGGCGGGACTCGAACCCGCGACACCACGATTATGAGCCGTGTGCTCTAACCACCTGAGCTACCCCGCCGGGTAGGCTTCCCCCGCCCAGCCGAGCGGCCGAACCGAAGAGAACCAGAGCCCCGAGTCAGGATTGAACTGACGACCCCTTCCTTACCATGGAAGTGCTCTACCACTGAGCTATCGGGGCGCGTTGCCGCACTTGGCAACCGTACGAGGATATCACCTCTCGGCGGTACCTCCGAACCACCGCCGCAACCGGTCGGCAGCAGCAGCAGTGCCGCTGCCGGTCATGCGGTTTCCGCCTGCCAGGACGGCGCCGCGACACCCGGCAGGCTCCACGCGGCGAAGCCGGCTTCCTCGGTTTCGAGCGTCACGAGACCTGCGGATGCCTCGACTCGCGCCGTCCCGTACAGCGGCGCCGCGACATCCGCTGCGCTGAGCCCGCCGAGCCCCGCCGCGTCGAACGACAGCGTCGCCCCCGATCGCGCGGCGAACACGAGCACCGACTCCTCGGTCGATTCGCGCACGAATGCGACCGCGTCGTCACCGACGGCGAGCCAGCGGATGCCGCCGGTGGCGAGCACCGGGTGTTCACGACGCAGGCGCAGGAGCGACCGGTACGTCTCGAGCACGGGCGCGACCTCGGGCGAGCTCTCGCTCCCCCACGGCATGGGCGTGCGCGAAGCCTCGCCGTCTTCGCCGGTCAGGCCGAACTCGTCGCCGGCCCAGACGACGGGAATGCCGGGCAGCGTCACCGCGAGTCCGAGCGCGGCGGGCAGGGCGCCGGTGCGCGCGTGCGTCGCGAAGCGCGGGGTGTCGTGGGTGTCGAGCGCGTTCATGGTCGCGAGGCGCGTGCGCCACGGGAAGCCCGCGGCGAACCGCACGTGGGCGGAGTGGAAGTCGCCACCGGTGAAGGTCGGAACCCGCTGCAGGGCGAAGCCGAGGCCGCCGCCCGCCGGGCTGCCCGGCTCGAGCAGCCAACTCCAGAGCGGCCGCGTGAACGGCGTGTACGTCATGGCGCCGTGCCACGCGTCGCCCTGGAAGTCGCTCGCGGCGTCGTTCGTCGACTCCCCCAGCAGCAGCGTGTCGGGCTTTACCTCGAGCATCGTGCGGCGGATCGTGCGCCGCACCGATTCGTTCAGGTCGGCCGTGCCGAGCCGGCCCGTCATGTTGGCGACGTCGATGCGCCACCCATCGAGGTGGAACGGCGCACCGAGGTACCGTGCGACGACCGAGTCGGGGCCTTCGATGAAGCGGCGGCGCAGCTCGGCAGAGCTCCAGTCGAACTTCGGCAGGCTCGGCACCCCGAGCCACGACTCGTAGCCCTCGGCACTCCCTGAGCCTGCCGAAGGGTGGAAGAAGTAGAACTCGCGCTCGGGCGCGGAGACGTCGGCCTGCGCAGCGCGGAACCACTCGTGCGCGTCGCCCGAGTGATTCGAGGTCAGGTCGCCGATGACGCGGATGCCGCGTGCGTGCGCCTCCTCGACGAGCCGCACGAGCGCCTCGTCGCCGCCGAGCAGCGGGTCGACGAGGTCGAAGGTCGTGGCGTCGTAGCGGTGGTTGGAGCGCGCCGGGAAGACGGGCGTCAGGTAGAGCAGGTCGACGCCGAGCGACGCGAGGTGGTCGAGCTGCTCGCGCACGCCGTCGAGGTCGCCGCCGAACAGCTGCTTCGACCGCCCCGGGTACACGGGGTCGACCGGGTCGCTCCAGTCGGCCGCGATGGCCCACTCGGGCAGTTGCCCGGCCGCCCGGAGCTCGTCGAACGGCGCCGCCCCCGACTTCGCGAAGCGATCGGGGAACACCTGGTACATCACGCTCGACGCCGCCCACTCGGGTGCGGGTTCGTGCGCGACGAGCCGGAAGTCGTCGTGGTCGCGGGTCTCGACCGTCGACAGGCCCAGCTGGTTCAGCCAGTGCTGCCGGCCGTCGGCGCCGACGAGCAGCCAGCGATAGCCGTGCACGGGGTTCTCGACCTCGACGGCGGCCTCCCACCACCGCCAGCCGTCGGCCGTCCCGACGACGGATGCCTCGTCGAATCGCGGCTCCCGGTTCGGGTTCGACCGGGTGCCGACCCACGTGAGCGGCCCGAACGACTCGGGCACGCGCAGGCGCACCCGCACCGTCTCGCCGAGCGCGGGCGTCTGCGTCGAGACGTGCAACGGGGACCCGTCGTGGTGCGGGGCGGGAGTGGTCGGCGGGGTCATTCCATCACCTTTCCACCTGCACATGACACGCAGGTGACGACGTGGCGTCTGCGCTCGATGCGGCCGCTACTTCACGGCGCCGGCGGTCAGCCCGCCGACGATGTACTTCTGCAGGAAGAGGAAGAGTGCCACGACCGGCAGCGCCGCGATGACGGCACCGGCCGAGAAGGCGCTCCAGTCGGCGTAGCGCGGGTTCGAGACGAGCTTCGTGAGCCCCACGGCGAGCGTCTGCTTGTCGGTGTCGATGAGCAGCACGGATGCCACGACGAACTCGTTGACCGAAGCGATGAACGACAGCAGCGCGACGACCGCGAGGATCGGCGCCACGAGCCGCAGGATGATCGTGAAGAAGATGCGGGCGTGACCCGCGCCGTCGATCTTCGCTGCCTCGTCGATCGACGCCGGCACCGTGTTGAAGAAGCCGTACATGAGGTACGTGTTCACGCCGAGCGCGCCGCCGAGGTAGACCATGATCAGGCCGATGTGGGTGTTCAGACCGATCGCGGGGAACCAGTCGCCGATCGCGCTCATGAGCAGGAAGATCGCGACGACGGCGAGCAGCTGCGGGAACATCTGCACGACGACGATCGAGATCAGGCCGAAGCGGCGCCCGGTGAAGCGCATGCGTGAGAACGAGTACGCGGCGAGCGCCCCGAGGAACACGGTCAGCACGGCCGTGATACCGGCGATCATGAGCGTGTTGCCGAACCAGGTGAGGAACGGCACCTGCGGGTCGGTGAGGATGCGCACGTAGCTCTCGAGGCCGATCGCCGAGAACAGCGCGTTCGAGCCGGTGAGCGTGCCGTGCGGGTTCAGTGACGACGAGATCACGAACACGATCGGGAACAGCGAGAAGACCACCATCAGGATGCCGACGACGTGCCGCCACCCGGTCGCGAAGAACCAGCGACGGAAGTTGAACGGCTTGCGCGGAAGCTCGCGGCCGGCGCCGCCGCCACGGCCATCGCGCGCGATCGAGACGCTCGCGCGCGTCGAGGCATCCGCGAACTCCTCCGCCTCGCCGATGACGAGGCCGGTCTGGGTTCCGGGAACGGGCTGCTGGGCGGCCATCAGTTCAGCTCCTCGAGCGACTTGGTGCGGCGGAAGGCGATGACCGAGATCACGGCCACGATGACGAAGATGATGATCGAGTAGGCGCTCGCGAGACCGTAGTCGCGCGTCTGCCCGGTGAACGCCACCTTGTAGACCATCGAGATCAGGATGTCGGTGAACCCGACCGGGATCGGGGCGTTCGAGTCCCTGGGTCCGCCGTCAGTGAGCATGTAGATCACGTTGAAGTTGTTGAAGTTGAACGCGAACGACGCGATGAGCAGCGGCGCCACTGACACGAGCAGCAGCGGCAGCTTGATGAGCCGGAACACCGCCCACGGCTTCGCGCCGTCGACCGTCGCGGCCTCCTGCAGCTCTTCGGGGATCGACTGCAGGGCCCCGGTGCACACGAGGAACATGTACGGGAATCCGAGCCACAGGTTCACGAGCAGCACCGAGAACTTGGCGAGCACCGGGTCGGTCAGCCAGGGAATGGATGCCCCGCCGAACAGCACCTGGTTGATGAAGCCGAAGCTCTCGTTCATCATGCCGGCCCAGATGAGCGCCGAGAGGAACGAGGGCACCGCGTACGGGAGGATCATCAGCACGCGGTAGTACTTGCGGCCCTTCATGCGCATGTCGTTGAAGACGATCGCGAGGAAGAGGCCGAGGAAGAACGTCGACGCGACCGAGATGAGCGCGAACGCGAAGGTCCAGAGCGTGACGTAGACGAGCGGGCCGGCGAGTCGCTCGTCGGTGACGGCGCGCACGAAGTTGTCGAAGCCGACCACGATCTGCCAGCCCGGCAGCAGCTCCTCGCCGCTGTCGGAGGTGAAGGCGCCCGTGCCGATGTCGGAGTAGACGGTGCCGGTGTCGAGGTTCGTCATCGTGCCGGCGGCCTCGTCGTACTCGAGGTTCGAGAGGTAGAGGTAGGCGCTCGAGCCGTCGGGGGTACGCAGCGCCCCGTCGTTCGGGTCGTCGGAGAACGGCACGGCGAGGGCGGTGATCTCGTCGGTGCGGGTGACCACCTCACCGAACTGCAGGGTCGTCCAGCCGTCGACGGCGACGGCCTTGTCGCCGTCCATCTCGGCGTCGACGGGGGCGAGCGGCTCGTCGTTGGTGCCGAGCAGCGCCTCGCCGTCGGGATCCGTCACGAGCAGGCCGAGCGTGCCGCCCTGGTCGACGACGGTGACCGGGTAGGTGGGCGAGTCCTCGACGCGCTGCAGCGACGAGGCCATGAGCGACGAGACCGCCTGCTCCTTCGAGCCGTTGTGCCCCGTGCCGTAGTTCGTGAAGGCGATGTAGCCCGTGTAGACGAGCACGAACACCTGGAACACGACGAGGAAGATCACGCCGGGCGTGAGGTACTTCGCGGGGAGCTTGCGTCGCGAGAAGTAGATCCAGTTGACGATCACCGCGACGACCGCGACGATCGCCGCGACGAGCCACTGCTCGGCGCTCGCGAGGATGATGACCCCGTAGATCGCGATCGCGTCGACGAGACCGAGCATCAGCAGCTTCGCGAGCAGCATCTTCAGCCCGCCGGATGCCGCGTCGGCGATGTTCGCGGCACGCCGCTGCTTCTTCGTCGGCTTCTGCGGCGTCTCTACCGAGACCTCGTCGTCGATCGTGGTGCTCATCCTGCTCGCTCTTCTCGTCGAACGTGAGTGCTCCGGGCCGGATGCCAAGCGGCATCCGGCCCGGAGCAATCAGTCGTTACTTGCTGATCGCGGCCTGCACGTCGGCGGCAAGCTTCTGCCACGTCGTGACCGGGTCGGCACCGTTGATGATGTCGGCCTCGGCGATGCCCCAGTACTGCCACACGGCGCCCATCGCGGGGATCGCGGGCATCGGCACGGCCTCGGCGCCGACGGCGGCGAAGCCGGCGACGATCGGGTCGCTCGACGCGGTCTCAGCGGCAGCCGAGAGCGCGGGGAGCACGTTGCCGGCCTTGAAGAGCTCGAGCTGAACGTCTTCGGTGCCGATGTAGTTGACGAGGAAGTCGTTCGCGGCGACCTTGTTCTTCGACTCGGACGAGACGAAGAAGCCCTTGACGCCGGCGAACGGCGAAGCGACCTCGGCGGTCGGGCTCGGCACGGAGTCGATCGCGACGTTGATGCCGGCGTCGGTCGCAGCGCCGACGTTCCACGGACCGGTCAGCCAGAAGGCCGCGGTGCCGTCGATGAAGGCCTGCTTGGCGATGTCGCCGTCGATGTCGGTGTTGAAGACGCCGGTGCCGTTCTTGCCCTGGCTGCCGAGCCACGTGGCGAACTGCTCGCCGCCCGCGTTGCCGATCTGCAGGTCGGTCGGGTCGTAGCCCTCGTCGTTGCTGCCGAAGACGGGAGCGCCGAATGCGGTCTGGAACGGGTACAGGTGGTAGGGGTTGCCCTCTGCGCCCTGCTCGACGACGAACGGCTGGGTGAGTCCGGCGGCCTGGCCCTTCGCGATCATGTCGTCGAAGCTCGTGGCGGCCTCGGGAACGAGGTCGGCGTTGCGGAGCACCGCGATGTTCTCCACCGCGTAGGGGAGCATGTAGGTCGTGCCCTCGTAGGTCGACGCGTCGATCGCGACGGGGAGGTAGTCGGCAGCGGAGTCGCCGAGCTCGATCGGGGCGACGACGCCGTTGGTCGAGAGCTCGCCGAGCCAGTCGTGGGCGCCCATGGTGATGTCGGGGCCCTTGCCGGTCGGAACCTGCTGGATGAAGTCGTCCTTGATGTCGGCGTTGTCCTTGCCGACGAGCTCGACCTTGACGCCCTTCTCCTCGGAGTAGGCGTCGGCCGCAGCCTGCAGCGCGTCGACGCGCTCGGCGTCGACCCAGACGGTCAGCGTGCCGCTCGACGAGGCCTCGCCTTCGGAGCCGCTGTCGCCGCCTGCGCAGCTCGCGAGACCGAGGGTCGCGATGACTGCGACGGCTCCGGCGGCGAGGAGGCTCTTCTTGTTCACCCTCATTGGTGTGCCCTTCTCAGTGTGCGTGAGATCGGCGCCTTCGCCTGGTGAGAGTCGCCCGTTCCGCTGTGAAACGGGGCACCGCGCCCGAAAGGCCGTTCTTCCGTGTGGAGTGCTCGCTTGGTGCAAGCGATTACAGGTATACCTTGCCTCGCGTGCATTACCAAACCAGGCACCCTGCATTGATACCGGTTCGTAACCATCGCATGACGTGTGCAAACTGCAAGCGTTTCCATCATGTATCGGGATGACGTACAGTTTCCGCATGACTTCCGAATGGTGGCGCACCGCCGCGATCTACCAGATCTACCCCCGGTCGTTCGCCGACGCGAACGGCGACGGCATGGGCGACCTCGCCGGCATCACCTCGCGCCTCGGTGCGCTGCAGGAGCTCGGCATCGACGCGATCTGGCTCTCCCCCTTCTACACCTCGCCCCAGCGGGACGCCGGATACGACGTCGCCGACTACTGCGACGTCGACCCGCTCTTCGGCACCCTCGCCGACTTCGACGCGATGGTCGCCGAGGCGCACGCCCGCGGCATCCGCGTCATCGTCGACCTCGTGCCGAACCACTCCTCCGACGCGCACGAGTGGTTCCAGGCGGCACTCGCCGCAGCGCCCGGCAGTGCCGAGCGCGCCCGCTACCTGTTCCGTGACGGCCGCGGCGCCGACGGCTCCGAGGCACCCAACAACTGGGAGTCCGTCTTCGGCGGGCCGGCATGGACCCGCGTCGTCGAGGCCGACGGCACGCTGGGTCAGTGGTACCTGCACCTCTTCGACAGCTCGCAGCCCGACTTCGACTGGACCAACGACGAGGTGCGCGAGGAGTTCCGCCGCATCCTGCGCTTCTGGCTCGACCGCGGTGTCGACGGCTTCCGCGTCGACGTCGCCCACGGCATGATCAAGGCCGAGGGCCTCCCCGACTTCACTCCCCCGGCAGAGGGCGGCAGCATGGGCGGTGCGGCGACCTCCGGCATGCCGCTCGAGCCCGAGATCTCCGTCGAGCCCGGCGACAGTGCGCCCTACTGGGGCCAGGAGGGCGTGCACGAGATCTACCGCGACTGGCGGAAGCTCCTCGACGAGTACCCCGACGACCGCATCCTCGCAGCCGAGGCATGGGTCGACCCGCTCTCGCGGCTCGCGAACTGGGTTCGCCCCGACGAGATGCACCAGGCGTTCAACTTCGCCTACCTCGAGACGCCGTGGAACGCCGATGCCCTGCGCAGCGTCGTCGACGACTCGCTCGCCGCGTTCGCCGCGGTCGGTGCTCCGTCGACCTGGGTGCTCTCGAACCACGACGTCGTGCGCCACGCGACCCGGCTCTCGGTCACCGAGGCGAACCCGCAGGGCCACGGCCTCGGCCCCCGTTCGAAGGGCCTGCCCGAGTACGCGCCCGGCCTGCGCCGCGCCCGTGCCGCGACCGCGCTCATGCTGGCGCTGCCCGGCTCGGTCTACCTCTACCAGGGTGAGGAACTGGGCCTCCCCGAGGTCATCGATGTGCCCGACGACGCCCGTCAGGACCCGACGTGGTTCCGCACGAGCGGCGAGCGCTACGGGCGCGACGGATGCCGCGTGCCCCTGCCTTGGGAGTCGACCGCCCCCTCGTACGGCTTCGGTCCGACGGATGCCTCGTGGCTCCCCCAGCCCGCGCAGTGGGCCGAGCTCGCGCGCGACGTGCAGGCCGGTGACCCCGTCTCGACGCTCTCGCTCTACCGCGACGCCCTCGCACTGCGGCGCACGCACGACCTCGGCGCCGGCACGCTCGAGTGGCTGCCGGGTTACGCCGAGACGGTCGTGGCCTTCCGAAATGGCGACGTCGTCGTGATCGCCAACACCGGCGACTCGTCCGTCGAGGTGCCTGCAGGCGACGTGCTGCTCTCGAGCGAGCCGTTCGAGGGGCGCTCGCTGCCCGCCGACACGACGGTCTGGCTCGCGGCCTAGCGATTCGGCCGCGGTGCGGCACCGCGGCCGGAGACTGCTCCGGCCGCGGGCCTACTGCTCGAAGTAGCGGTCCCAGTGCAGGCGGCAGCGCGGGTTGAAGTCCGCGCCGCAGGCCGGGCACGACTCACCGGCGCGGTACGCGGTCACGGAGAGCTCGGTGCCGCACGCACCGCAGAGGATGCCGGGCGCATCCCATTCGGCGCGCGGTCGGCGCACGACCGGGTGCGACTCGGCCTCCTCATGGCAGGCGTGGCACGGGTAGTAGCGATCGCAGCAGGCGAATCGGATGGCGATGATGTCGACCGCCGTCGCGTAGTGCACGCAACGGGTCTCGTCGTCGACCGTGCGCCCGTACACGTGCGGCCGCATGTCAGTTGGTGTTGGCGTAGAGCCATTCGAGCGGGTCGACCTTGGTGCCGTCCATGCCGCCGAGACGGATCTCGAAGTGCAGGTGCGGGCCGGTCGACATGCCGGTGTCGCCGGTGTTGCCGATGACGTCGCCGACGCTGACCGTGTCGCCGACCTCGAAGCGGCGCGACTCGTACTCCATGTGCGCGTAGACGCTCGTGACGAGCTCGCCGTCGATGATGTGATCGATCATCATGACCACGCCGAGCGATCCGCCGGAGTCGGTCGAGTTCGCGACGACGCCGTCGGCGATGCTCTGGATCTCGGCGCCGAGGCCGGGATTGAAGTCCTGGCCGCCGTGGTCGCTCGAGCAACCGGCGCAGTCGCGGTAGCCGAACTGGTCGCCGATGTGCACGCCGACCGCGAACGGCCACTGGATCGTGCCCGACGGGTTGTTCGTGAAGGTCGCCTCGGGCCGGATGCCGGCCGCGCGGGCGTACTCGTCGATGGTCTGCGTCTCGTAGCCATCGCGCTGCACGGTCTGCGCGAGCGTGCCGCTGTTGATCTCGACCTGCTGGCCGGGCTCGGTGCCGAAGGTCGCCTGCTCGAGCGCCATGGCCTGCACGTCGGCGGGCGACAGCAGTGAGAGCGACGGCACCGAGGTGGTGACCGCGAGCAGCGCCGCGAAGCTCATCGCCGCGAAGCCGCTCGACATGCGTGCGACTCGTCCTGCACGCTTCACCCGCCGCTTGGCCGGCGGTCGGGGCGTGCCGACCGCGGCGCCGGAGGTCGCGGTGTCGCGCCCCGTCGAACGCCGGGCACCGACAGACTCGGCGGCGGAACGGCGTGGCCGCTGCTCGGCGGTGACGCCGGTCGAGGGCTGCCAGTCGGCGGTGGGGGCGAACCGCTCCGCCGACTGCGCGTCGTGGACAGGAATCGGGGCCGGTGCGGGCGCAGCGACGCGTGCCAGCGCCGAGGCGGCGATCACGGCGGCGAAGTCGTCGGCTGCCGGAGCACCTGCGTCGGGCGTCGCGATCGGCACGATCGGGGGCTGCACCGGGGCGGCGGAGCGCACCGGGGCGGCGGAGCGCTCGACCTTCGCAGCCTTCGCAGTCTTCGCGGCCTTCTCGGCCTTCTCTGCCTTGCGCTCAGCCCGCGACAGGCGAACGGAGCGAGCGGATGTCGCCGCACGGCGACCGACCGGCTCGGCCTCCTGCTCGGGCTCATCGCCGAGCCCGGCGAAGAGCGCGTCGAATCCGCCGCTCGTCTCGGAACCGGAGTCTGCGCGTGCGACGCGGGCCACCGGAGAACCGGAGTCTTCCCGCGAACCGGAATCCGTCGGCGAAACGGCGAAGGCCGAGTTCCTGTCGACCGAGTGGTCGACCGGCTCGGCCTGGGGCTTCGGGGCGGGTGCTGCTGGTGCTGCTGGGAGTGCGAATGCTGCTGAGACTGCGGGGGCGGAGCGTTCCGAGGGAACGGAAGGTTCCGACGGAACGGAGCGTTCCGAGGAGACGAAGTGTTCCGCGGAACCGAAGTGTTCCGAGGGGGCCGACGGGGCGGGCGAATGCGACACCTCGGGGGCCGAGCGCCTGGGCCGCAACCCGCCGGTCACGACCGCCGCTCCAGCTTGATCGGGATACCTCGCGGCCGCGGGTGTCGGCGCGACGGGCGCCGGGGTGTACATCGGAGCGGACACCGCCGCCGGAGCGGGCGTGAACGTCGAAGCCTGCGCGAACGTCGGAGCGGGGGCAGCCGCCGGAGTCGTCGGAGCCGGCGCATACGCCGGGGTCGGAGCCGCCGGCGTCAGCAACGCCTGCCACGAGACATCCGCCTGCCGTGCGACCGGTGCCGCGGGCGCGACCGGTGCCGCCGCCGTCGCCTGCTGCCCCATCGCCGCGGCATGCTGCGCCGAGGCCGTCTCGGCCGCTTCGCGCTCACGGAGTTCACGACGAGTCAGGGGTCGCTCGGGCCGCGAAAGGGCCTGGGTGCCTGGCGTGGAATCGTCGGGCACGAGGGGGGACTCGAGCACGTGGGGGGAAACTCTCGGCTTCGTGGTGACCGGACAGGGACGAGGAGGTGAACATCTCGGCAGCACGCCGAAATAACAGGTTGGTAAAGACTAACCGGTCTCGACCGTGCACGCCACGTTGAACAACGATTTCCGCCTGTCAGAAGGCTGCAAGTCCACGGCATCCGCGGCGTTCAGCCCCGACATCTCAGGCATCGACTCCGGCGCGGCGCAATACCGCAGCGATCTCCCCGTACAGCTCGGGCGCTGCGGCGAGCACGAGCTCGGCGGTGCCCGGTCCCCCGCCCGGTCCGCCGACCCTCGCGCCCGCCTCCTGGGCGATCAACGCACCAGCGGCGTGGTCCCACGGGCTCAGCCCGCGCTCGTAGAAGGCATCGAGGCGCCCCGCGGCCACAGCGCACAGG
The DNA window shown above is from Agromyces cerinus and carries:
- a CDS encoding CHY zinc finger protein → MRPHVYGRTVDDETRCVHYATAVDIIAIRFACCDRYYPCHACHEEAESHPVVRRPRAEWDAPGILCGACGTELSVTAYRAGESCPACGADFNPRCRLHWDRYFEQ
- a CDS encoding glycoside hydrolase family 13 protein, which produces MTPPTTPAPHHDGSPLHVSTQTPALGETVRVRLRVPESFGPLTWVGTRSNPNREPRFDEASVVGTADGWRWWEAAVEVENPVHGYRWLLVGADGRQHWLNQLGLSTVETRDHDDFRLVAHEPAPEWAASSVMYQVFPDRFAKSGAAPFDELRAAGQLPEWAIAADWSDPVDPVYPGRSKQLFGGDLDGVREQLDHLASLGVDLLYLTPVFPARSNHRYDATTFDLVDPLLGGDEALVRLVEEAHARGIRVIGDLTSNHSGDAHEWFRAAQADVSAPEREFYFFHPSAGSGSAEGYESWLGVPSLPKFDWSSAELRRRFIEGPDSVVARYLGAPFHLDGWRIDVANMTGRLGTADLNESVRRTIRRTMLEVKPDTLLLGESTNDAASDFQGDAWHGAMTYTPFTRPLWSWLLEPGSPAGGGLGFALQRVPTFTGGDFHSAHVRFAAGFPWRTRLATMNALDTHDTPRFATHARTGALPAALGLAVTLPGIPVVWAGDEFGLTGEDGEASRTPMPWGSESSPEVAPVLETYRSLLRLRREHPVLATGGIRWLAVGDDAVAFVRESTEESVLVFAARSGATLSFDAAGLGGLSAADVAAPLYGTARVEASAGLVTLETEEAGFAAWSLPGVAAPSWQAETA
- a CDS encoding glycoside hydrolase family 13 protein produces the protein MTSEWWRTAAIYQIYPRSFADANGDGMGDLAGITSRLGALQELGIDAIWLSPFYTSPQRDAGYDVADYCDVDPLFGTLADFDAMVAEAHARGIRVIVDLVPNHSSDAHEWFQAALAAAPGSAERARYLFRDGRGADGSEAPNNWESVFGGPAWTRVVEADGTLGQWYLHLFDSSQPDFDWTNDEVREEFRRILRFWLDRGVDGFRVDVAHGMIKAEGLPDFTPPAEGGSMGGAATSGMPLEPEISVEPGDSAPYWGQEGVHEIYRDWRKLLDEYPDDRILAAEAWVDPLSRLANWVRPDEMHQAFNFAYLETPWNADALRSVVDDSLAAFAAVGAPSTWVLSNHDVVRHATRLSVTEANPQGHGLGPRSKGLPEYAPGLRRARAATALMLALPGSVYLYQGEELGLPEVIDVPDDARQDPTWFRTSGERYGRDGCRVPLPWESTAPSYGFGPTDASWLPQPAQWAELARDVQAGDPVSTLSLYRDALALRRTHDLGAGTLEWLPGYAETVVAFRNGDVVVIANTGDSSVEVPAGDVLLSSEPFEGRSLPADTTVWLAA
- a CDS encoding sugar ABC transporter substrate-binding protein: MRVNKKSLLAAGAVAVIATLGLASCAGGDSGSEGEASSSGTLTVWVDAERVDALQAAADAYSEEKGVKVELVGKDNADIKDDFIQQVPTGKGPDITMGAHDWLGELSTNGVVAPIELGDSAADYLPVAIDASTYEGTTYMLPYAVENIAVLRNADLVPEAATSFDDMIAKGQAAGLTQPFVVEQGAEGNPYHLYPFQTAFGAPVFGSNDEGYDPTDLQIGNAGGEQFATWLGSQGKNGTGVFNTDIDGDIAKQAFIDGTAAFWLTGPWNVGAATDAGINVAIDSVPSPTAEVASPFAGVKGFFVSSESKNKVAANDFLVNYIGTEDVQLELFKAGNVLPALSAAAETASSDPIVAGFAAVGAEAVPMPAIPAMGAVWQYWGIAEADIINGADPVTTWQKLAADVQAAISK
- a CDS encoding sugar ABC transporter permease, coding for MAAQQPVPGTQTGLVIGEAEEFADASTRASVSIARDGRGGGAGRELPRKPFNFRRWFFATGWRHVVGILMVVFSLFPIVFVISSSLNPHGTLTGSNALFSAIGLESYVRILTDPQVPFLTWFGNTLMIAGITAVLTVFLGALAAYSFSRMRFTGRRFGLISIVVVQMFPQLLAVVAIFLLMSAIGDWFPAIGLNTHIGLIMVYLGGALGVNTYLMYGFFNTVPASIDEAAKIDGAGHARIFFTIILRLVAPILAVVALLSFIASVNEFVVASVLLIDTDKQTLAVGLTKLVSNPRYADWSAFSAGAVIAALPVVALFLFLQKYIVGGLTAGAVK
- a CDS encoding ABC transporter permease subunit; this encodes MSTTIDDEVSVETPQKPTKKQRRAANIADAASGGLKMLLAKLLMLGLVDAIAIYGVIILASAEQWLVAAIVAVVAVIVNWIYFSRRKLPAKYLTPGVIFLVVFQVFVLVYTGYIAFTNYGTGHNGSKEQAVSSLMASSLQRVEDSPTYPVTVVDQGGTLGLLVTDPDGEALLGTNDEPLAPVDAEMDGDKAVAVDGWTTLQFGEVVTRTDEITALAVPFSDDPNDGALRTPDGSSAYLYLSNLEYDEAAGTMTNLDTGTVYSDIGTGAFTSDSGEELLPGWQIVVGFDNFVRAVTDERLAGPLVYVTLWTFAFALISVASTFFLGLFLAIVFNDMRMKGRKYYRVLMILPYAVPSFLSALIWAGMMNESFGFINQVLFGGASIPWLTDPVLAKFSVLLVNLWLGFPYMFLVCTGALQSIPEELQEAATVDGAKPWAVFRLIKLPLLLVSVAPLLIASFAFNFNNFNVIYMLTDGGPRDSNAPIPVGFTDILISMVYKVAFTGQTRDYGLASAYSIIIFVIVAVISVIAFRRTKSLEELN
- a CDS encoding uracil-DNA glycosylase family protein, giving the protein MITDPFDTGPTGTFRTLCRRYPDDTVFRAADGFRSLWGPIFYRGRANGSARLLVIGQDPAQTEAVTRRILAGQAGRRVQGFVEKLGYTKSYLMINAFLYGIFNQDMALPHLNDPDIQAYRDQWLEAAFAPGRIEAVVTFGTPAFNAWKAFTATPAGQNVTVFHHRALHPTADKPGGPITRKELLDNWNVALQAFHANIQHPDVTKPLVLYGNDFTPAELPAIPSRDLPMGLQPWMRNTDFWAKLSPTPGTERANISIEVP